The region TGGATGAGGGACATGCGTCCTCCCCTTCCTCCTGCATGGCTGCCACCTCGCAGTGCTCCTCATCGCCTATATTTTGACGACGCCTCCGGTGCAGGACCCACTACCGAGCAAGGTTTCCATACGTACCATGGCTGCCcggctcgtcgtcctcctccttctAGCGCTCGTCAACGTGGCGCCGCCACGGCGCCACGCCGGCGTGTCCGCCGAAGACGTCATCCGGCAGGTGACGGACGGCGGCCACGGCGCCGGACGTCCCGGTCTGCTCCCGGAGGCGCAGTTCGCGGCGTTCGTGCGGCGGCACGGCAAGGAGTACTCGGGCCCCGAAGAGTACGCGCGCCGGCTGCGCGTGTTCGCGGCCAAcgtggcccgcgccgccgcccaccaGGCGCTCGACCCGGGCGCGCGCCACGGCGTCACGCCCTTCTCCGACCTCACCCGGGAGGAGTTCGAGGCGCGCCTCACCGGCCTCGTCGGCGCCGGCGACGTCCTGCGCAGCGTGCGGGGGATGCCAGCCGCGGCGCCGGCcacggaggaggaggtcgccgcgcTGCCCGCCAGCTTCGACTGGCGCGATAAGGGCGCCGTCACCGATGTCAAGATGCAGGGCGTGTGCGGCTCGTGCTGGGCGTTCAGCACGACCGGCGCCGTGGAGGGCGCCAACTTCGTCGCCACGGGGAAGCTCCTCAACCTCAGCGAGCAGCAGCTGGTCGACTGCGACCACACGGTGTGGCATCATCAACTCAATTCAATTCAATTGCCCTCCTAATTCATATGCTTACATAATCTGACTGGTGGTCTGCTCGTGGAAATTTGCAAGTGCGACGCAGTGGCGAAGAGCGAGTGCAACAGCGGCTGCTCCGGCGGGCTGATGACGAACGCGTACAAGTACCTGATGAGCTCCGGCGGGCTGATGGAGCAGGCGGCGTACCCATACACGGGGGCGCAGGGGCCGTGCCGGTTCGACAGGAGCAAGGTGGCCGTCCGCGTCGCCAACTTCACCGCCGTGCCCCTCGACGAGGACCAGATGCGGGCGGCGCTCGTCCGCGGCGGGCCGCTGGCGGTGGGCCTGAACGCGGCGTTCATGCAGACGTACGTGGGCGGCGTGTCCTGCCCGCTCATCTGCCCGCGGGCGCTGGTGAACCACGGCGTGCTCCTCGTCGGCTACGGCGCGCGCGGCTTCTCGGCGCTGCGGCTCGGCTACCGGCCCTACTGGCTCATCAAGAACTCGTGGGGGACGCAGTGGGGGGAGGGCGGGTACTACAAGCTCTGCCGCGGCCGCAACGTCTGCGGCGTCGACAGCATGgtctccgccgtcgccgtcgccccgtgaTCGGCAAACGACGACGACCGGCGTAGTACGTGTTCACGTAGTTGTTCGTTAGCCTAAGGGTATATTAGTAGGGCTTAATCAGTGGACACTGCACTCAATAATGCCACTTCAAACATACTAGAAGCGCTTGTATACGTTCTCTCTTGGATGCCCGTGGAGGTCTCAAGTCTCAACCCTGATGGCTTTACCGGCTTATTGGCCGTTTAGGGCCGCTGAGATCTTACCGTCAAGATTTGTGGCCAGGCAGTCTTTGGTGCTTGGCACCGAGATGATCGCTCGGTGGGGGAAATATCTTCAAGGAGATGCGCACCTATCTTCAGAACTTGCAGGGATTTGAGATTCGATGGACTGGTCGTGTGCTGCCCATACTTGTGCCAAAGATTCTTTGGTGATCCGCACTAGTTCAATTGATTTTCCAGTAATTCCTGATGTTCTGGTTGACATTGTACAATCAGACtcggagcatctccaacagccgcccaaCGCACCGCGCGCGCgtgccgctccagcagcgcgcacAAATGCAGCGCGTGGGACTCGCTGGCGCATGCCATATATTGCATTTTGGACacaaaatgaatttcaaacattcaaaatgcaatgaacatggcatatAAATTTCACATAAACAAGGAAGCATTGGTTTATACGTTCCTTTTAGTTTCGACTTTAGGGATAATTTTTTCCGCTATCTTCTTCCGAGAACCACCTAAGGTTCCACGAACTCCAACTAAAAGAAtagttgatgaataaaagttcatgcccacaagtttaaaatcatgcccacaagtttaAAATCATGCTCACAAGTTTATCCAgccaagttcaaaatgcaaaccaAGTTCATGATACAAACGAAAGACACATCAAGCCTCGTCCTTGTCTTCGTCCTCATCTTTCGAAAACGATTCTTTCTTTACCCAAGatgattcttcctcctcctcatcatcattatCACGCATCAGATCACGTGAAGCTCGGACGGTTTTGGCAAGATCTTCAACAGCATCTTCATGAGAAGATgtgtgaggcacaccggaagacatTTCGTCCATGGCGGCCGGAGGAGCACCCATGCCTTTCATGAGAGACGCAAAattcatgcctcccatggcggccatagtGTCGGGGGTGCTCTAAAGCCACCATGTCTCCCATGGTCTCCATGGTAGCTCCAAAGCCACCAATGGCACCTAAGCCGCTCATGGTAGCTTCGAAGctggagccgtccgccgccttgttcttcttcacGGATGTCTTGTCCTTTTTCGACCACGCCGCATTTGGGAGcctcgagggggggggggcacggggCGGCGCCTGCGCGACGCCGTCCGCTGtcgaggtcatccgcggcggcatgaAGAGGCCGCGCGCGAGGCCAATGCTCAGAGGAGCTCCGGCGGAGGCGAGGCCAACGCTCCCCGCGCTAGGGTTTGCAGCAGCGGTGGCGGCAGTGGAAGGGTCGCGGCTGTAGGATGAGGTGAGCGGGGTACCGGCGCGTGCGTCCATCGGGTCTAGTTCGCCGGCTTCAGCGCGCCCGGGGCAGAGGTGGCGCGGAGGAGAGAGTGCGATGCGAGCACTCGTGTGTGCCGCGCGTGGAAGCGGGCGTACCAAATACACAGCGCGTTTTGGCGATTCGGACCGCACGTCCAACTCCATATGCCGCGCACACGGTTATTACGCGTCCGTTGGAGCCACTCTActggttgcgcgcgcgctaaaatgatcaaatttgcggcgcggcgcttgtttagcgcggctgttggagatgctcttagtccgCTAAAATGAATAAAATGCCTTGAGGGCGGTTTTAATTTTTCTTTTACAAAAGACGGGAGTAACAAATTTTAACTGCACTGACTTACGGATACAGATACAGGTCGCTTCAAAAGATTTATCCACAATCTAAAAACCAGAGCAACGATCTCTTGGATGCCAAACCTACGTCTCATCGCATAAAGTTGCTACGTCAGCGCGATATTAGTCCGATGCCCAGCATTTTAGGGAGGGCGATATTAGGATGATGCGCATCATTTTTGGGCGATATAGTGTAATGTATGCGTAAGTTGGTGTTTCAATTAGCTAGTGTAGTATCGATGAGACGAAGGACAGAAAAAGACTGCCCTCTCTAGCCAGGAGATATCTAACGACCATTTTTTCAGCTTATACGTGGCTTAACTGTAAAATTAAAGTCCAAAATAGTTTGTATTTTTAGGGTCAAAATAATTTATTTTGAAGGGTTAGGATTAACTTGTTTTTACCATCAGTAACAAAAAACAGAGCCATTTGAAACAAAGGGTCTTTTGTCACATGGGCAGAACAAGTTNNNNNNNNNNNNNNNNNNNNNNNNNNNNNNNNNNNNNNNNNNNNNNNNNNNNNNNNNNNNNNNNNNNNNNNNNNNNNNNNNNNNNNNNNNNNNNNNNNNNNNNNNNNNNNNNNNNNNNNNNNNNNNNNNNNNNNNNNNNNNNNNNNNNNNNNNNNNNNNNNNNNNNNNNNNNNNNNNNNNNNNNNNNNNNNNNNNNNNNNNNNNNNNNNNNNNNNNNNNNNNNNNNNNNNNNNNNNNNNNNNNNNNNNNNNNNNNNNNNNNNNNNNNNNNNNNNNNNNNNNNNNNNNNNNNNNNNNNNNNNNNNNNNNNNNNNNNNNNNNNNNNNNNNNNNNNNNNNNNNNNNNNNNNNNNNNNNNNNNNNNNNNNNNNNNNNNNNNNNNNNNNNNNNNNNNNNNNNNNNNNNNNNNNNNNNNNNNNNNNNNNNNNNCTTGACCTTATCGATGACATCCGGAAAGTCTTCGGGCACGTGCCCATAAGAACCAGGCCCTGGAGCCACAATCTTCATCATTAAAGGAGCACGTGCTCATAAGGATCAGCGCACTACAGCCACAGTCTTCACCACTAAACATTTTAATAGACCTGAAGCAACTGATATCAAGGTCAAGGCTTATGCGTCTCCTCCCTTTGTCCCTCCTCCAAGaaaaggcggctagggtttctgcctcccgTCGGCGGCGCCGCCGATCTCCCACGTCTCCCGTGGCCTTAGGGCCATAGGCCACGGGTGCGCGGTGGATCCtggcccttgccggtgggaggacTCCGTTTTCAGGTGCTTcttcaagttttgttagggtttgtgtcctgctcaagaagacgagacggcggtggcttcttgaagatggaataagattctccCCGCCAAACCCCCGTCCCAATGATGTGTCTAGCATCGCCGGAGGGCGTGTGAAGGTGTGTCTTCGGCGGATCTCGCGAGATTTGGTCAGTGGATCCGCTCGGATCCGGTCTTTCTTCGTCTTTGTTCatatgtcttcagg is a window of Triticum dicoccoides isolate Atlit2015 ecotype Zavitan chromosome 2B, WEW_v2.0, whole genome shotgun sequence DNA encoding:
- the LOC119363214 gene encoding probable cysteine protease RD19D, translated to MAARLVVLLLLALVNVAPPRRHAGVSAEDVIRQVTDGGHGAGRPGLLPEAQFAAFVRRHGKEYSGPEEYARRLRVFAANVARAAAHQALDPGARHGVTPFSDLTREEFEARLTGLVGAGDVLRSVRGMPAAAPATEEEVAALPASFDWRDKGAVTDVKMQGVCGSCWAFSTTGAVEGANFVATGKLLNLSEQQLVDCDHTCDAVAKSECNSGCSGGLMTNAYKYLMSSGGLMEQAAYPYTGAQGPCRFDRSKVAVRVANFTAVPLDEDQMRAALVRGGPLAVGLNAAFMQTYVGGVSCPLICPRALVNHGVLLVGYGARGFSALRLGYRPYWLIKNSWGTQWGEGGYYKLCRGRNVCGVDSMVSAVAVAP